One Phyllopteryx taeniolatus isolate TA_2022b chromosome 3, UOR_Ptae_1.2, whole genome shotgun sequence genomic window, ATATActactattaaaataaaacctaTGATGGAGATGGAAAGACCATGGTTTAtcattttcagaaaaacaacaacttgtacaattcaattgaaaaaaatattggggaggaaataatatactgtatttggtataaagtggtaccttgactaaaggccttttcacactgcacttggttttcttGATATTCACTGCTTGctcatatttggaagtggttgcTTTCCATCTTACCACAAAGTAAATTGGAGGCTTCTCCTGCTGGTTTGAACGTGAAGTAGACCCAGGTGCACCGTGAAAAGGTCTTTACGAGTTTCATTCACTCTATAACGAAGCTCATAacttgaaatgaactgaaatgccattcatccattctaGCCTCCCAAAAGACATTCTTTTAATGtctttaacaaataaaaaaaagaactgtatTGGAAAATATAAGAAATgaactgtttttataaagtataacgAAGCCACAAGTCCCACCCATATATAGCTgtttaaagtagaaaacattgacACTCAACATGTTCACTGAGTTCACAATCGACTAGCAAAGGGAGAAATTACAGCTATTACGaccattaacattttaaaaatcagatggaACTGTTATAAAAACAAGACAGCTCACCATCCTGCTGCACCTCCTCATCACAACTTTCCTTCTGTTTAGCGTAGTCCAGCGTATACGTCAGCCCGTTGCAGCCACGCGTTCTCACTCCAACTTTCAAGCCAATCTGGGATTAAACACAGAGGCTAAATCACAAAATCACCTTTAAGGGGCCATTTCTTGTTTGGTCGGACAAacaaattttacaaaatataaacacattatggcggccaactggttagcacatctgcctcacagttctaaggaccggggttcaaatccagacgccgcctgtgtggagtttgcatgttctccctgtgcccgcgtgggctttctccgggtactccggtttcctcccacatcccacatcccaaaaacatgcatggtaggtagattgaagactccaaattgctcgtaggtgtgaatgtgtgcgtgaatggttgtttgtttatatgtgccctgcggttggctggcgaccagttcagggtgtaccctgcctctcgcccgaagatagctgggataggctccagcacgcccacgacccttgtgaggataaagcggtagagaaaatcgatggatggataaacacatTACTCACATATTCAGGCTTGTCCTGCAAAAAACATCGGATCTTGTTCACTGCAGATGGTGTCTagaataaaattacaatttagaACTCACACTTAGAACAATACCAAGCAAGTTCCCATACTGAAACTGTAAGACTTTACACTTATTTATTATCATCACTTATGTTTACTGAGCtctgattgtttttctttgtataaTTTCCTCATTTAGACAGCAAGGATTCctttatttcacattatttaTTACTGTTGTTGCAGTGGTTATTGCACCGCACTACATCATACTGtcatgtcattgttttatttttggcctTCGaaggttttttttatacattggCATAGATGACAGGGATGCCACCCGCCCTAGCAAGAATGAATTATTGAATTTTTGTGTTCAGTGTCACCATTGGGCATTCAATTATCTGGctacttgttgttgttgctgctagAAGTGGGCACAATCCTCCTATCGCCataaccatcacttttcaggggaaaaaataagaaatgaaaACTGCCTGTTTGTTAACGtgtattatattaataaaaaagtGAACGTTTGACAGGCCAATTTCCGCATTGTGGATTAGTTATCTTAGCAGTTAGACAACTAAACTCCGAATGGCGTTACAAAACAAATAGCCTGAGCAGCTTATGTAGCATAGCTGCCGAGTTTCGCAACGTAAGTGATACACAAAACAGTTAGGGATAGTTACGAAGTACTCCGCATGTACTTAATAGTAAATGTTTAAGGACTTACCAGAGTGAGTGCAGCTCTAGTGGGAAGTATCTTTCTTTTACTGACCGCTCGGACGGTCGCTCGTACCATGGAGGCAGACATGTTGGTCAAGTTCGCATCATAACAATGGACTGCGCATGCGCGTAAAATATGGCTGTCACGTCCGATAAGGGTGGTCGTGACTTGATGACGCAACCTGTTAATTTCGTATTGGTTCGAATCATGTTGTGtgcggttttttttttctttatcttttagTCATCCACTTACGGTATCGGTTATTATCACACGTTACACCTTATCAAGTTTCTGTTGTGAAAAAAAGACCAGCTTCTCTATTATGTCATAGCGGTTTCGCCGTCATTTCGACCAATGACGTTACTAGATGAGGTCATGTGACATGAATTTGCCCAATTGCATCTCAGTAGCTGTCTTGACACACCGTGACGTTTTCAGAAAAGTAGAAATAAAAAGAATCTATAAAAATGTAGACCATGATTAAGTTGATTTTGTACCTTACAATGGcctcttattttctttttggttttcaAGTAAACAATAGCTGCAATTATTTCACAGGTGAACGATATAACCACACAAATTCTGAATACAAACTATGAATGACTGATGAAAGCGGTATGGACATTGAAATGAGCATATTTGAAACGGTGAAAGAGATCTGCTAACCAGCCGGCCACCTGGATGGAATATCATTGGAATAATCGATTCtagaaaatatttgatagtgacaATCCTTGTCACAATAGAAATACttaggggaaaaagaaaaaaaatgtacataagtTGCAGAACACCAGGTTCTAATATTGATACTGTACATTCAAAGACTGGATGAAAGAAAATTACACAAATCTTTAAAAAGTCATGTTCATCTGCAGTGACTACACAACATAGATCTAAACCCAAGCAGTACATAGCCTCAACCTCTATCCCAGAATTACCAGACCCAAGAGAATCAATTTATTCACTTTTCATTGTGAAGCATTAATAGATAATACATTCACTAATGTCATACATAACAATATGGTGAGTATTTTATCTTCAGTGACCGCTTGCCCGTAttcacagtactgtatatgattgcaaatataacaaaaacaaccaagataagaaaacacacaatagATGAGTTAGGATGGCGGAGGCAtggatgcattaaaaaatgatttactgACTCAGGACTATAAAAATATATTGGTTGTCAGACtttggcagtaagtcggattcgtttccagtaAGGGTTGGACTCCAACCAGTTGTGTACAgtcagggccagcaaggcccgctttgctggcctaaacacaatCACAAGCACTGACCTCCATTTACAACTCACAttcaattgtattaatttatttccaataGTCCATTGTATTCATGTCATAGTGTGTCTTTGCTGCCCAGCTTCCAGTAGTGTGTATGTtaaattgtcatttatttttttttgtccaatcagatttcagcttctatgtgttGCTTCAGAATCAGGAGTGCTGGCCCATGACACATAGACACCATTGGCAATggctgttttttaatttttttaatccaatcagatttcagattcacAAAACTTGTTTTAAGAGTGACGTcggcatttttctgtcctcttgcGATTTTCATGATTGGCGACAGAGGAGGAACGCCAGACAtcagtaaaaatatatttttaaaatgaccttTTCAAGGAAAACAGACATTGTGAGGATAGGTGTGCCAACACCGTACCTGGAAAAGGATTCTCTCTGAATTGTGTTTTCGCAAGTGCGCAGTCAAACTGGTTGTATGAGCTCAGCTTTTGTGggttttcatgtgtcttacCAGGCTTACCTTTTGAATGAATCTTTTCCCACACACtgagcaactaaagggtttttctcctgtgtgccTTCTCATATGTATAGCCAGGTGTGCCTTTTGCGAGAATCTTTTTCCACACACtgagcaactaaagggtttttctcctgtgtgttttctcaggtGTACTTGCAGCTTGTCGTTCCGGTAGAATGTTTTACAGCAAACTGAGCAACAGAAAggcttttctcctgtgtgttttATCATGTGCGACAGCATGCAATCCTTtcgagagaatcttttaccacaagttgagcaactaaagggtttttcaCCTGTGTGCATTTTCACGTGTTTTTCCaaattttgctttgcattgaatgttttaccacaagttGAACAAATTAAGGGTTTATCGCCTgtatgtgttctcatgtgtgttCTCAGATTTGATCTTTGAGTGAAAGTTTTACCACAAGTTGAacaactaaagggtttttctcctgtgtgtattctcatgtgtgATTGTAATGTTTCTTTGTGAGCGAATGCTTTACCACAAGCTAAGCACCTAAAGGGTTTTTCACCTGTGTGTCTTTTCATGTGTGATTTCATATATTCCTTTAGAGAGAATGCcttcccacaaactgagcaagtaAAGGGTTTTTTAcccgtgtgtgttttcatgtgtgaTACCATATAATGCCTTTGAGAGAAGGTTTTACCACAAGTTGAGCAGCTATAGGGTTTttcacctgtgtgtgttttcatatgTGATACTATATAATGCCTTCGAGAGAAGGTTTTACCACAAGTTGAGCAGCTAAAGggtttttcaccagtgtgtATTGTCATGTGTATTTTCAGACTTTCTTCATGAGCGAATGTTGTACCGCAAACAGAACAACCAAAAGGTTTTTCACCtgtgtgcgttctcatgtgtaAAACCATATGATGCCTTAGAGAGAAGGTTTTACCACAAGTTGAGCAACTAAATGGTTTttcacctgtgtgtgttttcacgtGTCTAATCATATTTCCATTTCGAgcaaatcttttaccacaaacagTGCAGCTGAAATGTTCTTTAAATGAGTGACGACTCCTGCATGTTTGAGAGCTTTCCATTTCAGAACATGTCAACTGATTGTCGTCACCTTGACAGTCTGCGTCCCTCCTCAAACGTTCATCTATGTCATCACTGTCTGACAGCGGAGCTAAGAGGTTGTTCGGTGGTGGTCCTCCACAGTAGTCTCCACTTGGACTGTGATGATGAAGCTCTGATGAGCCAGGTGGTTCGTCGTCTTCCCTCTTCACAGAGACATCAGCCTGCATGTCTTCTTTCTTGACATGGTGGTACTCtggatcctcctcttcctctttaatgtggagGGACTGAGGACCCGTGTGTTCCTCTTTACTGTGAGAACACTCAggatcctcttcctcctctttaatgCAGAGGGGCTGAGGGCCCGCTTCCTCTTTATCGTGGGGAGGCGGTGGAACCTCTTCTTTCTCCTCGACTTCACTCTTCACAGAGACACCAGTCAGTAGCAACATGCTAACAtcggcctcctcctcttcgaCTTCATTTATGTGGGAGGGCTGTGAATCGTCCTGCCCCAAATTGGAGCTTCCCCCATGCGACTGAGGGCAAATGTCAACCCGATGACCCATCAGCTGCTGGACGTCTGAAAGACACAACGCAAATACAGTTTAGCGCACATGGGTCCAATCCTGAAAACGCTTGTTGGCAGTTTATCCCCGCTTAATCAATAATTTATAATAATCTTCAAtgaccctaccatgcatgttttttttaatgtgggaggaaaccggagtacccggagaaaatcggGGACTCACCAGTTAATTAGTACTTGCTTgagtagttgttgttttttgttttaactgagGTTTTGACTGAGAATTATTTTGAGTAAAAATTTTTCGTCTTACTGCAGTCACATTATTGTGAGttaacagtactcttatttgAGAACAATTTGTGGCAACTCAACCCACCCCTGCTAATGTGTAAACACAAAATTGACTATCTACGACCGAGGAGGTTGCAAATAAAGAGATAAGGCGAATGACTTTCCCATCCCGTTTAATAGTTAAAACGTGCACTGAAACGTTTACAATGGAACGTTATTGCGCCTTTCTGTAGACACATTTgagaagagcagcggcgagCTTAATAGAGAAAGCAAATGTGTCGTGAACGGACCTTGGGCGTGTTTGTTTAGCACCATGCGAGCAGATTCCAGTTGCTGTGGATGACGCTCACCGTCCTCTCCCGCTCGACAAAGTTGCTTCTCGTACAACGCCATAATTCTATTAGAAGCAAGTTATTTCTTTGCATTAGTCACGTTCTCACCCACAcgattagttatttatttattttttttttttacgtttaccTACTGGCTCTCGCGAGATCCTATTTGTCGTCTTCTTCTTTCTGTTCAACCGCGGTTTGCAAACTGACTGCATGATCGCCACCTAATGGTTTGGAATGATTACTGCTTTGGCTAAAAGATCTTCCAAGATCATTCCACTGCTGCATAATTAACTTCCCCCTCTCGCTCATATTTTTACACTTCGTAATTCGGCCTACCTATTAAATTCATTCAATTTCAGTCTTCAAACATTTGTCTCCAAGGGCCGCGCACAAAGAACAGAAGGAGGCTAGGGAAACTTCAAAAGGAAGTCCTGTTTTAATTTGTTAACTAAGCTAAAGCCAACCCATTAAATTATATCTTTTttatattagttattttttggggaaaaaacaacaacctgttACTTCTTAGCTTTCTATTCAATGTGTTAAGCAGTTGAgaatttttcagaattttgtgGTGGCTGTTACCATAAGGTTCATAGCATTCCATTTGATATGGGCACagatattatttcattttacattgttttccGTTCCTCAGTTCGTCTTGTATTTGTTTCCACGTTATTCCATTGATATCAAGATAGTTTGTAGCATTTTTCACCATTGCTATTTTTCTACTCTGTTTAGCTTGCTGGGTAAAGTTGATCACTTCTACTATAAAATATCGAAAGTTTACCTTGTTTACAATCATTGCATCTTCTTTTACATTAAAATAGTTCTGTACAATTTCCTAATCTTGCTTATTAGTTTGCTGATTTAAGTGAACTAGTTGAGCTGCCTCGGCAGATGAcatttttcctttcattttaGTTACGGTTTTTAATTCCAACTTTGGTCTGGCGGGCAGTAAATACGACGGCGCTGCCCGATGACGCCACTTCTAGGCGACAGACACAGAAagtgaactacaattcccaatcgactggttgaccctccttccGTTTccgttctgtatccgaaataaaTACGTTTAAAATCAATGCCGGaagctcatgtatgaaattaattgacaaagacaaaaacgaAGGACATTTTCGCTGTAATTATAGTTAGTTATCGTTAGTTTTGAAAacgtaaaatgttgttttagttaacgtttcttttttaaattctggtttgtattttattttgtttgcgaaaaagtgttttttttttccattttagttttagttatttcgtttgtttttctttaccatAGTCTTGATTCAAACTCACGTTACAGTAAatgagagtcagcacacacctgccaccatttacattagagtgcctctgattaaaccAAAATAAAGCTCAGCTGTtcgagtaggcttttcctgacactAGGAGAAGAAGCCTGAAGGATTTGTGCTAACGCTGACTAGTATTTGGACCTGTTCACAATCTGCTATATGTGGAACAGGTTAACGGACTTGTGTTGTATGCTGTGCTAATGAGCAGGACTAcggtttgatgacatgattgtctGAAGCTGAACTGTCttatattgtgttttctttatggctggtgtcttttgacaaaagttcaatacatgtaaagtatatcatttatttatacaaatatatatgtaaacacgaacgaagcccaaacatgaaatattgtcatctttggtggctctgtggagacatcttgtgttaaaaaagacATTAGATACATTTACAATTCCTACGGGTGCTTTATCACCATCTCCTTTAGCCTAAGCCAGGAGGAAGTGATTAGACCTGTGTTGCCAAATGTGGAAGTAGGTTGTGCGTATACCGGATTAGACTTTATATGGCACTTTTCATATGTTAAGTTGTAGCACAAAATTACACtatgtatgtataaaataaCACATGAAAGAGGCCATACCAGCCAAATGTAATCATTGTAACAACAGTCAAGCATGCTGGGAAACGCTTCCTCCTCTGATTCCCTAACACATCACAATGTCTTTTTAATTGTCCAATGTGAATGTGTTCTATACTGCTTTTATACCTTTTACACATgaccattttgaaaacaaaattaatagAATAATATCCCATCCATCTATCATTAGTCTTGAATGACACGGGTGTCCGGACCTTGTAAGTGAATCCATTTTATATCAACAGCACCTCTCACAGAGAGGACTCACAAAAAGAGAAGACTCACAAAAGTATTAAAgtatgaaaaaaactacaattagtgttaatacaataaaaagaaaaccataacaacaacaataacagcaTAAGGGTGGTGGCCAGTTTGGCAGCATTGTCATCGGCCCGAAGACCATTAGTGACAGCAAAGCGCCAGTAGGTTTACCTGCTGCCACAGCGCTCAATTGAACTGGGTCAGCAGTGTCCCACACAATTCAAAGTGGAATAGTTTTTAGGCACTGACGAACGAAACTACTTAGGTTAGATACTGTTCATCTGATTACGCCtggtttgttaaaaatgtatcgCTGTAATGCTTCGGTAAGAACTGCAACTGTGTCAGCATCAACGGTAAGTGTGTAAATTTATTTTCACCTATTAAACTGCCTTTGAAAAGTGGCCCACCAGCTGTCACACGGTCGCCAAGCCAGCCGGTCGAGCAACCGGAGCGTGGATCCGCCCCGGTAAGCGCCCCATTATACAATATTAATCAATGACGGTGTCAttaattagcatttttaaaGTGTATTAAAATTAggaattgaacatgatttcgaGATGGTGTTCTGTTAATGTTGCTGGCAACAGTATATGATGGCAATTTAAGTGTGAAACGACCAAAACATGGCGGCCTCCATAAGGGTGTAGATATGATCTTTTAAAAATTTTTGGGAATAAATACTTCATTGATTCACATTCTCGCACATGCGCACTATCGCAAGAGTGAAAGACCTAAACATGGCAGCCTGCGTAAGCAATTAGATGGaatgttttaaacatatttattaGAATAAATAGTAGGTTTACATAAAGAAGatgtgcacatttaaaatatacagtaagagAAAGTTTTGGCAGCTTGGGTTTAGTTTAACATTAACTGCTTTTGGAGAATGTCTAAGGAAGAGACAGCTCTTCGCTAAAATCGAAGTGCAAATGTGTAGGTCATCTCCATACAAGGGGTTTGAGACCACATCAAATTTAACATCTCTGAGAGGAAGCATGTAGAGCGCAAACAGGATGGCCCTAAGAATGACCCTTGAGGGACAGTGCAGAAAGAGGGACAGACTCTGAGCACCAACCACAGAATTATGTATATGATagctacagtgccgtgaaaaagtagtCCGCcgtctcaaattcttatatttttgcatagtttccccactttaatgtttaacatcATGAACCAAATGAGCATAGATCTCGCCACACACTGATCAACTAaatggtttttctcctgtgtgtgatCGCATGTGTATTACCATGTTAACCTTTTGAGTGAATCTTTTTCCGCACACAGAGCAACTGAAGggcttttctcctgtgtgtgttctcatgtgtatTACCATGGTTGATTTGGCAGAGAACGTTTTAGCACAAGTTAAacaactaaagggtttttctcccgtgtgtgttctcatgtgtatTTCCAGATTTCCTTTTCGAGAGCATGTtgtaccacaaactgagcaaccaaacggtttttctcctgtgtgtattttcatgtgtgATACCATGTGATGCCTTAGAGAAAAGGTTTTACCGCAAGTTGAacaactaaagggtttttctcccgtgtgtgttctCAAGTGTGATACCAAACGATGCTTTTCAGAAAAGGTTTTACCACAAGTTGAGCAAAGAAAGGATTTTTCCcccgtgtgtgttctcatgtgttttACCATGTTAAGCTCAAGAGCAAAGTTTTTACCACACGATGAGCAACTAAAGggcttttctcctgtgtgtgttctcatgtgtgatTCCAGTGTCTTCTTTTGagagaatgttttaccacaaaatGAGCAACGAAAGGGGGTTTgacctgtgtgttttttcatgTGTGAGTTCATATATTCCTTTTGAGAGAATGTCTTATCACAAGTTGAGCaactaaaaggtttttctcctgtgtgtattttcatgtgtcTAATCATGGGTCTATTCTGTGCAAATTTTTTGCCACAAATTGAGCAGCTGAAATATTTGTTAGGTGTGGGATATCTGCGTTTTTTAGAAGTTTTCTTGCTAAGAGATGTCTCCTTTTCAGAACATGTCGACTGCTTGTCATCACCTTCACAGTCTGCATCGCTCCTCAAACGTTCATCTATGTCATCACTGTCTGACAGCGGAGCTAAGAGGTTGTCTAGTGGTGGTCCTCCACTGTGGTCTCTACTTGGACTGTGCTGATGAATCTGTGATGACTCAGGTAGTTGGTCTTCGCCatcttcaaacttcacagagaTGATAGTCAGCTGCAAATTGCTGACATCAGTCGGCTCCTCTTCCTTCTTAATGTGAGGGTGCTCTggatcctcctcttcttctttaacATGGGGGGACTGTGGATCCTCTTCGTCTTCACTCTTCACCGAGACACCAGTCAGTGGCAACTTGCTAACATCGGCCTTGTTGGAGGGCTGTGAATCGTCCTGTCCCAAACTGGTGCGCCTCCAGTGCAAATGAGAGGGACGATCAACTTGATGACCCATCAGTTGCTGGATATCTGCAAGACACAAGCAACACAAAGACAGTTTAGCTCACAAGGGTCAAGCATATGATCTGGTATGACTAGTCAAAGTGgtgttttttgaata contains:
- the LOC133475069 gene encoding zinc finger protein 260-like isoform X2, coding for MGHQVDRPSHLHWRRTSLGQDDSQPSNKADVSKLPLTGVSVKSEDEEDPQSPHVKEEEEDPEHPHIKKEEEPTDVSNLQLTIISVKFEDGEDQLPESSQIHQHSPSRDHSGGPPLDNLLAPLSDSDDIDERLRSDADCEDVQQLMGHRVDICPQSHGGSSNLGQDDSQPSHINEVEEEEADVSMLLLTGVSVKSEVEEKEEVPPPPHDKEEAGPQPLCIKEEEEDPECSHSKEEHTGPQSLHIKEEEEDPEYHHVKKEDMQADVSVKREDDEPPGSSELHHHSPSGDYCGGPPPNNLLAPLSDSDDIDERLRRDADCQGDDNQLTCSEMESSQTCRSRHSFKEHFSCTVCGKRFARNGNMIRHVKTHTGEKPFSCSTCGKTFSLRHHMVLHMRTHTGEKPFGCSVCGTTFAHEESLKIHMTIHTGEKPFSCSTCGKTFSRRHYIVSHMKTHTGEKPYSCSTCGKTFSQRHYMVSHMKTHTGKKPFTCSVCGKAFSLKEYMKSHMKRHTGEKPFRCLACGKAFAHKETLQSHMRIHTGEKPFSCSTCGKTFTQRSNLRTHMRTHTGDKPLICSTCGKTFNAKQNLEKHVKMHTGEKPFSCSTCGKRFSRKDCMLSHMIKHTGEKPFCCSVCCKTFYRNDKLQVHLRKHTGEKPFSCSVCGKRFSQKAHLAIHMRRHTGEKPFSCSVCGKRFIQKVSLVRHMKTHKS
- the isca1 gene encoding iron-sulfur cluster assembly 1 homolog, mitochondrial isoform X1; its protein translation is MSASMVRATVRAVSKRKILPTRAALTLTPSAVNKIRCFLQDKPEYIGLKVGVRTRGCNGLTYTLDYAKQKESCDEEVQQDGVRVFIAKKAQLTLLGTEMDFVESKLSSEFVFNNPNIKGMCGCGESFSV
- the LOC133475069 gene encoding gastrula zinc finger protein XlCGF57.1-like isoform X4, which gives rise to MGHRVDICPQSHGGSSNLGQDDSQPSHINEVEEEEADVSMLLLTGVSVKSEVEEKEEVPPPPHDKEEAGPQPLCIKEEEEDPECSHSKEEHTGPQSLHIKEEEEDPEYHHVKKEDMQADVSVKREDDEPPGSSELHHHSPSGDYCGGPPPNNLLAPLSDSDDIDERLRRDADCQGDDNQLTCSEMESSQTCRSRHSFKEHFSCTVCGKRFARNGNMIRHVKTHTGEKPFSCSTCGKTFSLRHHMVLHMRTHTGEKPFGCSVCGTTFAHEESLKIHMTIHTGEKPFSCSTCGKTFSRRHYIVSHMKTHTGEKPYSCSTCGKTFSQRHYMVSHMKTHTGKKPFTCSVCGKAFSLKEYMKSHMKRHTGEKPFRCLACGKAFAHKETLQSHMRIHTGEKPFSCSTCGKTFTQRSNLRTHMRTHTGDKPLICSTCGKTFNAKQNLEKHVKMHTGEKPFSCSTCGKRFSRKDCMLSHMIKHTGEKPFCCSVCCKTFYRNDKLQVHLRKHTGEKPFSCSVCGKRFSQKAHLAIHMRRHTGEKPFSCSVCGKRFIQKVSLVRHMKTHKS
- the LOC133475069 gene encoding oocyte zinc finger protein XlCOF22-like isoform X1, which translates into the protein MASYEQRVCRAREENERRQEDAQTAQLHIRDIQQLMGHQVDRPSHLHWRRTSLGQDDSQPSNKADVSKLPLTGVSVKSEDEEDPQSPHVKEEEEDPEHPHIKKEEEPTDVSNLQLTIISVKFEDGEDQLPESSQIHQHSPSRDHSGGPPLDNLLAPLSDSDDIDERLRSDADCEDVQQLMGHRVDICPQSHGGSSNLGQDDSQPSHINEVEEEEADVSMLLLTGVSVKSEVEEKEEVPPPPHDKEEAGPQPLCIKEEEEDPECSHSKEEHTGPQSLHIKEEEEDPEYHHVKKEDMQADVSVKREDDEPPGSSELHHHSPSGDYCGGPPPNNLLAPLSDSDDIDERLRRDADCQGDDNQLTCSEMESSQTCRSRHSFKEHFSCTVCGKRFARNGNMIRHVKTHTGEKPFSCSTCGKTFSLRHHMVLHMRTHTGEKPFGCSVCGTTFAHEESLKIHMTIHTGEKPFSCSTCGKTFSRRHYIVSHMKTHTGEKPYSCSTCGKTFSQRHYMVSHMKTHTGKKPFTCSVCGKAFSLKEYMKSHMKRHTGEKPFRCLACGKAFAHKETLQSHMRIHTGEKPFSCSTCGKTFTQRSNLRTHMRTHTGDKPLICSTCGKTFNAKQNLEKHVKMHTGEKPFSCSTCGKRFSRKDCMLSHMIKHTGEKPFCCSVCCKTFYRNDKLQVHLRKHTGEKPFSCSVCGKRFSQKAHLAIHMRRHTGEKPFSCSVCGKRFIQKVSLVRHMKTHKS
- the isca1 gene encoding iron-sulfur cluster assembly 1 homolog, mitochondrial isoform X2; this translates as MSASMVRATVRAVSKRKILPTRAALTLIGLKVGVRTRGCNGLTYTLDYAKQKESCDEEVQQDGVRVFIAKKAQLTLLGTEMDFVESKLSSEFVFNNPNIKGMCGCGESFSV
- the LOC133475069 gene encoding gastrula zinc finger protein XlCGF57.1-like isoform X3, whose translation is MALYEKQLCRAGEDGERHPQQLESARMVLNKHAQDVQQLMGHRVDICPQSHGGSSNLGQDDSQPSHINEVEEEEADVSMLLLTGVSVKSEVEEKEEVPPPPHDKEEAGPQPLCIKEEEEDPECSHSKEEHTGPQSLHIKEEEEDPEYHHVKKEDMQADVSVKREDDEPPGSSELHHHSPSGDYCGGPPPNNLLAPLSDSDDIDERLRRDADCQGDDNQLTCSEMESSQTCRSRHSFKEHFSCTVCGKRFARNGNMIRHVKTHTGEKPFSCSTCGKTFSLRHHMVLHMRTHTGEKPFGCSVCGTTFAHEESLKIHMTIHTGEKPFSCSTCGKTFSRRHYIVSHMKTHTGEKPYSCSTCGKTFSQRHYMVSHMKTHTGKKPFTCSVCGKAFSLKEYMKSHMKRHTGEKPFRCLACGKAFAHKETLQSHMRIHTGEKPFSCSTCGKTFTQRSNLRTHMRTHTGDKPLICSTCGKTFNAKQNLEKHVKMHTGEKPFSCSTCGKRFSRKDCMLSHMIKHTGEKPFCCSVCCKTFYRNDKLQVHLRKHTGEKPFSCSVCGKRFSQKAHLAIHMRRHTGEKPFSCSVCGKRFIQKVSLVRHMKTHKS